Below is a genomic region from Henckelia pumila isolate YLH828 chromosome 3, ASM3356847v2, whole genome shotgun sequence.
GAGTCTAaatactgcctatcatccagagacggataGTCAGTCTGAGAGGACCATTCGCACCCTTGAGGATATTTTGAGAACGTGTACCATGGATTTTGGTCAGGCTTGGCAAGACCATTTGCAACTAATTGAGTTTGCCTAAAACAACATATATCACCGCAGTGTAGGTATGGCACCACTTGAAGCACTTTATGgacgacgatgtcgtactccattgTTCTAGGAAAAATTCGGAGAGCAACAAGTGGAAGGACCAGAACTGATTCAgcaggctgttgatattgtcgatcagatcaagaagTGGATCAAGACTGCACAGGTTCAATAGACAAGCTAAGCAAACACCAAGCATATACCCCTACAGTTTCAGCCAGGGGAAAAGGTATTTCTGAAGGTTTCGCCGTTTCGCCAAATTCTGAGATTTGGTCTCGAAGGGAAtctatctccgagattcattggtccatttgataTTCTGGAAATTGGAGATTTAGCTTACCGACTGGCTTTTCCACCTTATCTATATAGTATTCATGAcatgtttcacgtatctctattgaggcagtatgtggcagatgatCTCACGTCTTGCATCCATATGAGGTTTGAATTAATGAGGATCTGACTTATGTGGAGAAACCAATTCGCATTTTGGAAATCCAATGactattcctcttgttctagtccAGTGGCAGCATCGAGGAACCGAAGAAGCCATTTGAGAGCTAGAGAGTCCATGCGTACTGAACATCCAGAGTTATTTTGAATTGTAATGCTTTTGTTGTGTTTCGTTGTAAACCTCAGTTGTAACATCAGTTATGTTGTAATAAATGGTGATGTTCCAAGATTTTTCCtgattttgaggatgaaatcttttaaggtgAGGACAATATAGTAACTCGATTCCTAATTAAACTATTAAATTGTCTAAGCATGTTGAAATggttaaaaaatgattaaagaGCCCTTATTTGAGGAAAACAATTAGAAAATCGGATTCATGACGTTTGAAAATTGCCCGAAGGACATTAAGGGTCCGAGTAGTTCGTAAAGTCCGAATTATATCATGGAAAGTTCGGAAGATCCAACTAGTTCGGAGGGCAAGGGTGGTGTTCGAAAGATCTGAACTtgagatcgaaacgtccgaactcCCTCAGACAGAAAAGGTATGGGTTTCTGATTGGTGATTTGACTCGAACTAGttaggaagctccgaaccccACCCAGATCGAAAGCTCTAAACTCAGTCTGCCACATGAGTTGTCCAATCACTGGACACATGTACGATACGCGCAAAATGGAAGGTTCGATGTTgcgatcgaaagctccaaacCCATACGGAAGGTCCGATTGGAAGATCGAAACTTCCAAATTCATGTCTATAAATAGTGGCCGAGGCAGCCATTTTAGATTGTCAATTCCAAAATTCCTCTCTCTTTTAAGTCTATATTATAGGATTTTAGGCATCGTATCGAGGGACGGGGGATAGCGAAGCGCTACCGAGATCATAGTGAAGTTGTGCCTAGAGTTTGATGtcatcgccatcagtgggctagtGACGGTGGGAGGTAATACTCTGATATCCTTGATAAGTTTAGgaatatctattagcttagttaaggctctTAGAATTGAATAAGTGATTCAGTATAcatttgattataggcttggataaTAAACTGTTCACCTAGACTTGACctatagaggtacgtaagtactgattgaGAAATTCAGCCGAGTATGCattcttatgtgttgcattttatctGTCATGATATGAATGTATTAATGTTCATGTGTTGCATGTCCATGCATCACGAGCCGAATCTCCTTCAAGATATCCATGTTTAGTAGGGTCGCTAAGCCCTAGTTTTGTGGACGATTGAACATCATGAGTCACAGTGACCGACAGATCGAGAGAGTTGTTATGTTTCCAAGATATTCCACATCCATGTCTGGATGATTGTGATAGTTATCCAGAGAGGTATTTCAAAGaaatattcaaaacaataaCATTCGAAACTGAAATGCTCGAACATTAATCGTTTTTAAAAGGAAACGAACATATGTGATATGTCTACATTTTGCATTGtccacaaaaatattttaatcatgtttattataattatttttttaaaaaaaaaaaattttgatgatGGGTCAAAAACAGCGTTCTAAATTGCAGTCCTCGGCCTCACCACTTTTGACTAAAACGGTTGAAGAGGCATTCGGTAAGTAGTCTCCATGGGACGGGCGAGACAGCTGAGGCATGGAATTAAGATGTCAAAACCACTCCCCATTCATTaggttgaattttttaaaaatctattaataaatatttattctaATTTTAGATCTTTTGTAGTTTTAGTTAGTTTCTTTTGTCTTTCATTTATTTGCTGAAGATTAATGTCGGAAAAAGATAAACATCAGGAGATGGACTTCAAAATACATATTACTTGGTGATAATATTTGCCAATTGTCATGTAATTGAAACAAAACTTTCGATTTCATGCATATATTGcatgattatatataattatctataaaaattaatttgtcaATGCCGTAGGCAATCACTGACAATATTAATGAATACTTAGTGAGAACCGAATGTAAATTGAAATGAAAGTTTTCATGAACGCTGGATTAAATGAAACGTTGTTTAGTTTGCCAAAGTTTTCGTAATTATTTTTGCAcattatcaaaaataaaaatatttcctTATTTAATAAGATTATTTATCGTTGAAAAAGGAATATAATTGTGCTGGGATCAGAATGTTGGGTGGCCTAAATGATCCCAAGATTCACTAGGATCATCCTGATCCTCACAATACTAATGATGAAACGCGTTCCAGTGGTCATGCTCAATCCACATCTCAATTTAATATGACCATACATACTACTACTTGTATTAAACTTTATGTACcttaaatggaaaaaaaaaaattacttttcaGTTGTCATATTTCCACTTCCTATGTTtactgcaaaaaaaaaattactatttTTCCCTTCAACCTTTcacttcatatatatatatatatatagcaagaAATTAATTAACCCATATATGGGCATGGCATGCAGTGGTATGGAAAGTTGAAGCTAGTAGAGTTTGCAAATTACATAGGATAGGAGAGGAGTGATTGTTAAAGTCATGTGaatacaataataatattttataataataataataattaaggaTCGGAGATCACTTCACCTAGCTACGTCATCATCTTCTTAAACTCGTCGAAATTGACGCAGCCATCTCCGTCGACGTCGACGTTGCTGATCATTCGGCGGCAGTCTATGAGAGAGCACTTCTCTCCCAGACTCTTGAGAACGGAGTAAAGCTCGGAGGCGGAGATCTTGCCGTTCTTGTCTTTGTCGTACAAGTCGAACGCCTCCTTGAGCTCCTTGTTCTTGTCCCCTCCGCCGCAGTGGAAGGCCTTGAACTCCTTCAAGTCGATCGACCCGTCTCCGTCCACGTCCAGCTCCGTCATGATGCTCGCCACCTCCTCCTCTCCGGTCGCGGATCCCAGGGCGTTGAGCACGGCGGAGAGCTCCGTTAACGAGATTCGGCCGTCGCCGTTGGTGTCGAATTTTTTGAATACTTGCTCCACTTCTTCTTCCTGGGTTAATGGCTTTTTCCTTTGATCTTGATTCTTCTGGTCCATCACTACTGAACAGGGAGACGAGGCTATGCAGGAGAAATCTTGGAAACTTAAAGGTTGAAGAGGAGAGGAAAGGAGAGGAGTTTTTTTCCGTCTGCTTGTAGAGATTTAATTTAAAGAGGAGCGATTAACGCGTTGAAAACGCGTGGAGTGTGTGTTGAGTTTTGTGCAGTAATTTACATAATTCCAATCAAATGTCTGCTTCAATTACACGTCACATTATGTGTATATTATATTGTACTGTCAACTGTGTTGTATTTCACACGGTTTATTTTAACCGTAAATTACCTGTCAGTTCTTAGATTCAAACATAaatgagttatttgcaccaacaactcctgtgaaatattaaaaatatatatttttttcctatGAAATTTTTATAGGCATCTTCTACcctgaccttttaaaaaattaacacaCTCGCCCCTTTAGATGattgattgttgcgcacgcgcccctcatgcgactgggcaaagattttgatttttttttttttgcaccaaaatacccctgtgaaatattaaaaatgcatatttgacccctgtgaaaataatttttaaatctattcaacccataatacacgatttttaataaaatccaattataaatatttagcaaatattttttgtttaattactttttattttctattttaaatgtattatcattaattaattattttctaaaaaatattattattttatcctgttatcattattttattaaaatcactttgtattttcaactttttcattaaacatgcattcataaacaagtatttaaataatttaaagtaccaaaatattgaaccaaactgataagttcaaacatattaatttttcaatttagaactatatattattgaaccaaaatttaaatttttcgagaatatgtGATAGGCCTGTCGTCAGCCAACAAACTTAAAATACCTACTCCTTAACAAAAACGAGTGTAGTAGTGAGTGGGTCGAATCCACGGGGAACagatatttatttctttcaagtaaatttaaataaaaggggggttttttggtttcagaaataaaataaaaaataagactAATGCAATAATTAACTAAATGAGAtgaacaaataattaaatgagaaattcaaatattttaccaAACTCTGATTCAAGGAATTTCAGTATTTCAATTATATCACTGGTCATTGgctaacaaataatttattcatgcagTTCTAGCAATTAACCTTAAAATCATAGGGATATCCACTAAGATTTTTGTGTTCTCCtattttaattgaccaaacCCAGCATCCAATCAAAACTTATCAATAACCAACTGGGCACGATAGCGTTccatattgattaaaaatagcttttcgATTTGTGAAAACAGTTAATCCTAAAATCTAACAATCGAGATAGCTGCAATTGTTAAATCTAGTTTCGTTGATTTATTTAGATTAAACATGctatgatagcacaacacacatAATCTATCGCTACCCAAGTACCAATCATTCATGACAATTACGGATCACTGAACTCATGGTTAG
It encodes:
- the LOC140891490 gene encoding probable calcium-binding protein CML18; this encodes MDQKNQDQRKKPLTQEEEVEQVFKKFDTNGDGRISLTELSAVLNALGSATGEEEVASIMTELDVDGDGSIDLKEFKAFHCGGGDKNKELKEAFDLYDKDKNGKISASELYSVLKSLGEKCSLIDCRRMISNVDVDGDGCVNFDEFKKMMT